The Branchiostoma floridae strain S238N-H82 chromosome 6, Bfl_VNyyK, whole genome shotgun sequence genomic interval CTATAATCTTTTCCATTGATTACTAGGTACTACAGGTAAAAAGATaaaggctgtaggggcagtgggttgttatccactgtgtctaggtaTAGGATGGTGGAGCACAACCCTCTCCTCCAATGCCTTTTACCTTCCAAACggaagtcagatacccatttttgCAGCTGGGTGGAGTGAgcaaagtcatgttaagtgcctttcaaaagggcacaagatcggtcaACCACCCTACAAGCCTCATTctggggaagggctagcaatcCCTCCCTGCTAGTAAAACACTAACTAGTGACTAAGGAAATTTGCACATTGTGCCACAAGTccctaaaactagtaaaagggTCTGAATGAACAAACAACCAAACGAACCTCTATGCCCTCCCTGTTCATGGCCACACTGTCCATGTTGAGGATGGCCTGTTTGATGGTCCTGGGGGGCGGCAGGTTGGTCAGGCCGATGTTGATCTGGTTGGACCGCTTGGCGTCCAGGACAATCACCTCGTTCTTCCCCTTCCCCTCGCCGACTTTCTGTAttaggcaacattttcaaagtcacatacaatgtatattttagGAAATGTACTTAAGGTCTGGTCTTATTCAATCTGTTATATTATGACGGCACAATGACATTTAATCTTTTCTAGCTGCTTTTGAATCTACAATCGATACATTCAATTAGaaaacacatacaatgtatatgatgtACACTACCTGAAGCATAGCATCTGACCCTTCCAAAATAGAACATTTCAATGAAAGAGGTTTGATGCTTATGGCCTGAACAGTGTGCTATAATTTCTGAAAGCTTAAACCAAAAATAGAAACATTTGGACACAAATCTGAGTTGTGTCAGGTTACtaaaatacaatatgtatagCACTTACCTTTGGTGTCTGCTCCTTGGTTCTGGACTCAAAGAGGTGCTCCAGCTTGTCTGTATCCAACTGGAACTTCACACCTCTCAATGTGTCCCACAGACTCCCCTTGGTAGCATTGGCCACCGTGGGCGGCACATAGTGGTTCACCTCCTTCCAGAATAGCCGCAccgttttcttcttcttcactgGAATGGCACTGTTCTTGGGCGCAGGACCGAGGTGGCTGGACCCTGGTGCTttaggaggaggagggggagggggcgccccagggggtgggggtggcccgccgggtgggggagggggcgggggtGCCCCAGGAATGCcaggagggggaggaggaggggggaCTCCACCTGGGAATACAcatggaggagggggagggccgCCGAATaagttgggaggggggcggggtgGGTATCCGTCAGTTGATGTCTCCATCCCATGAAACGGCGACAGAACGTCCATATCGTCATCTCCAATCAAGTCTCTAAAGTCCATATCTTTGATAACAAGTTCCCTGTCTGTGTTCATGAGGTTTTCCCAGAGCTGGTCTTGTTCGCTCTTTGGTGGAGGCGGGggtttcttctcctccttcttTTCCTCCACCTTCATGGCCTGAAGTCCGTTCACTATCTTGTCCTCATCAAGTATTGCACCAGATTTTAATTTCTCCGCAACAGCAGCAACTTTTCCCTTGGACGCGATCTCCGGCTGTTTCTTTTCCGTGGGGCTCGATACGTCCTCCTTCTGTTTTTGCTGCACTTTTTCCATCCGACTGGAAATGGTCTCCGATGTTTCGATTGAGAGTCTTCTCTTTTCCTTTGCCTCTTTTGATTCGTCTTTTGATTCGTCACTGTCTTCATCCTCGTCGCCCATCTTTCCTTCCCTGTTTTGTGCATAAAACATGGCCAGCATCCAGCGCTTGTTACTGGTCAGGCCGCCAGACTGGGCGGAGGGGGAGACCGGACCCATGTCAGGACTCGTTGGTGTCACCGGTTCATCGGACACACTTTCCGTTCTCTCATCTGTAGGAAGAAAGTTTGCAAAATCATAAAATTATTCAATAGGTAAGAAGAGACATCTTTAACCTTCTCAAACCTGATTAAAAAATTAAAGTAATACAAATTTGAAGCCTGAGACTATCTCAGCAAGGAGAAGGTTAAAGTAAGTTCATCGATCAAATTTTATAACTTATTACTAGCTCTTGGTGTTAAATTTACAATGTTTAGTAATTAATTTTTCAAGTAGTGATTAAtcaagtagttttaaaaatcaattaGTTATCAAACTTTTTTACTTTAGTTTAGAATACAAAATTACTTTGGATCATGCTGATTAGTGAAGTAATTTTGGGATTAAACATCAATTACATGTAAGCCTGTCTTAACCTTTTCCAAGCCACCCAACCTCATGACCAATACAAGCTTGGTACCAAAGGCTACCTCGGCAGGGAGAGGGTTAAACATTACCAGGCTTACATAGAAATTGTAACATTGGGTTTAGATCATGACTAGGGGTTCTTtctagtaatacatgtaataccaaGTCCTCATTTTGTTCAATCCAGTGTTTTGTGCTAAACCTTTCAAAGTCAAAATGCTTCAATTGgtaattcatatacatgtagtgcacAGTAACTGAAAGTGCAGATAAATACAAACATTGCACACTTCTACAACACTGGGATTGAACAAAACCAGGAGTAGGGTGAGTTGGTGGGTTGATGGGTTGTTAAGGTGAGTAAGGGGAAGGTGCTACAGTGTACAAAAAGCAAAGATAAAGCCGTGCTGGCACCCACCACGCCTCCGAGACACTGCGAAGGTTCTACCACCGGGTGCACCATGCTCCCCACTGGCATGCAAGAGTGGAGAAGAAGACCTATTGTCCACCACTTCAGAACTCCTAGGGGTGCCATCAGCCATGCAATCAGTGGAAGTGCTACCAGACAAGCCTCTAGTAGTATCGTGGTATCTGTCCATGCTGCCGCGGTGCGAACGCACCAGGCCCTCTCCGTTCATGCCATCTCTAAAGTCATTGTACGATCTCCGTGCAGACTCCACCGATCCGTTGGTAAGTTTGGAGCGGTTGGAGGGTACGTACGGGGGAGGAATGTCAGATTCTACATGGCCGTTCATGCCTTCCCCTTCTTCATTCAGATAAACGGGTTTAGCGACTACGGGACCATTCGACTTTCTGTCGTCTCCATTTACAAAAACAGCTTTAGACACTACTCTTCTATTGGCATGCTCATTTTGGTGGTTAGTGTACACATGTTTAGGTTGTGAGGAGTCCTTGTTCCCACACTCTGGCCCGTTCATGCTACTGGACCTGTTGTTGTTACTGTTTCTAGAGAGTACGGAATCAGACACAGAATGGCGGAAGCTAGACCCTGACTTTGTGGAGTCAGAGTCCCTGTCCTCCCATGCTTTTCTATATGAAGACTTGCGGTCAGTACTGGAGTATCTCGAGTCAGAGTTTGAGTCTTGCCATGACTGTCTGTCTGATTCAGAATTTGATTCTGATTGAACCGAGTCTCTCGAAGACCTTCTAGAGGAATATGAAGGTCTACTGCTACGTTCGTATTTCTGCGAATCAGAAGAAATGATTTCCTGCCAGGGTTTTCTGTGAGAGTTGGAGACTCTCGTCTCCGAACTTGAGCTAGACTCGGAACTGGAGTCCTCCTCCCAAGCGGGAGCGAGGGAGGGTTTCATGTCCCTCAGCGCACTGTTCAACTTGTTCGTGGCAAACTCAGGTTGGCTCTGGCTCCGCGACAGAGTGATAAAGGCAGAGGAACGAGTTTTAGCCGTGCCACTGAGAAATCTCGAACCTTCGTCTTTGTCCTTCTCCATCGCCATCTGCTCCTTCTGTAGCGCCGCCATTCTCTCCCGCCGAGACTGCCGGGACCCAGAACCCTGTCCATTGGTCAAGGCTGGAACAAAAATAACTTTGGTGTAagtgtacagtacaggtagtcAGGAAATACCAGGAGTTAGTACAGCAGCTTTTCTGATGAGAAACACCCACGCCACACACCTGCAAACTTGAGGTAAGGTTAGAAGGTCTACAAACAATGGACCCTGAACATTTGGAAAGACATCTGACCAAAAATCTCTGTATCAAAATCTAAGAGAAAATAATCACAATATAAAGGGAAACATACCCTTCTGATTGACATGTGAAATATCATTAGTCAGTCAATGGAATATTATTTTCCAAATTCTCAGTGTACCTTCCAAATATCAAATGTCCAATTATGTTTATAAGAAGGTCAGTTATCTTCTGGTAAAATGTCACAAGTACATGCAGGTAAATTGGTCAATCCCATATGGAAAAGCATGTAATAAAAACACACTGGAAGTAAATCCAGTATCCATGTCAACTAAGTTGCCATGCAGCACTGCAACTGTTGAAGACACACCACACGGCATTTCCTGTCAGAACTACAGGTAAGAAAATATCGTCTGAGAAGCTGTCAATCATTCACACTCCACATGGAGGGGAACCTTACAAGACTCTTCCTCAGCCTCTTTACGTTTCTGCTTGAGGGATTCTAGTCTAGAGAGTTTCCTAGGTCTCTTAATCGTCAATGCTGGGGAGTTGATGAGGTTGTGGACAGAAGAAAGCAACGaaaaaggacagaagagacacaGAAAAGGGGAAGAGCATTTAAAGCATGGGTTAATATGTGCAGGATTGTGGATAGCAGTTTTACAATGTCAATGGTGTAACTAGATGTTAGGAGACTGGAAGGAAAGCTTGGGTTGCCAGAAAAAGATGTCCAGTCTGGTCAACAGAAAAACCTGTCCAGAAAAGACGGGACGGACGGGTTTTTCCGCTGCCTGGACTGGACAGCTTTTTCCCATCCAGTTTACACACAGTTTACAATTGGGGAATGATCATGGTTTTCTAGCTTAAGGATTGAGAACATAATGTTGGTTTGTAGACAAGCAAAGAATAAAGTTTACGATGCCATGTTGATAACGTTTGGACATCATTAAGCAAACATTTGAGAAATGAAAGAATACAgcatgaaaatgaaagaaaatgtgcAAAGGAAGAATGAAGGAAGAAAGCAGGGAAGTCACCATTTAATAAAGCAGCTTCTACATCATCTGATACAGATTCTGGTTTTTGGTCTTCAGGTTCGAAAACTTCATCGGGCTCAGGCGCTGTGGATTAGTTAGGAAGGGACATAAGAAGGATTGCTAACTGAAGCCAGTTGTACAAAGTAAACAGTTATGGTCCATATGTACTTGTGAATGTAAATACAGTGTATAGATGTACATGCATAAAGAGCAAGACTACACTGGACAAGACAAATATGTCAAGTCTTGACAGAATGACAATcatgaaaaatacaacacacaGCACACTTTTGCTTCCTTTCTATAACTGTTCACTCCAGGCGTACGAAAATTATCCTAATCAtacttattacatgtacatgctgtatGAAGCTTAAGAAACATAGATTACCCATGATTATAGGAAATAAAGTTACCCATTGGCGACTTTGTCTCAGTCAGTATAGCATAAAACTATTATTATGAAACATGATGAAACATTATGGCACAGATTAGAGAAAAGTAACCTACACGTACTGACCACACAATACATTCAAGCAAGTACAGTGGAAAACCTTAACCCGAATGCATACAGTGCTACACTTGAAGCATTTTTAAGAGCTTACATTTGGATTCGGTCTGTTCCGAGAGTCTCTCGGTAGTTCTTTCAACACGGTACAACCCCGGAGGTGGGGAGACTGGTGCACAGTTCAGAACACACACAGGGGGACAAGgatgagaaagaaagagaagatacaaaacacaagaaacagaaCATTAGAAACAAAGTAAACATTGACAGTCATAGTCTTCTTTGACTATGTGATTAGTGTTCATACCCTTTGACATTGATTTTACTACTACTTCAACAACACAGAGTAATTAGACTTAACAAAACATCAGGTACCCCCTCAGACATAAGTAATTGGTACAAACTACCTCCCATGCCATCAATGTAACTGATGAGTTAGACAAAAAACAATTATGTTTGAGTCCAATGCAACTTCTGACACATTAGAATGGCTGTATTGATGTAGAATACAAAAACAGTTGCGTACTACATGGTTCCTTTTTACTTTTGATCCATAAACTACCCCTTCCCCATCTGTTTCCTAGTTGTTATGCAGCTAGAAGGTTTTGTAAGTgaaatttctttaaaaagcTGATTTCTTCCTATAAACAGAGGCCCAATGGCAGATGATCCAGATTATGGGGTTGGCTGTTGCTATGCATTTGAGAAATCATATAACACACCTTCAAGCCATGGATTATTTGAAGCTAAGCAAAGGACGAGTGGATGCCATAAAGTGCCATTGGCTTGAATTGTAGCACATGTTAAGGTTAAAATTAATGGAATGCAAAGCTGAAGCTTACTCTCGTCATCAACTACTTGTGGTAAAGGCGGAAGCTCGTCCAGAATGATAGTTGGACAATCAATAGTGATTGGCTCATCAGGAATGATTGGCGGAAGCTCGTCAGGTGTGACAGGTGAAGGTTCATTATCAGACATAGGCGGAGATTCATCAACAGAAATAGGTGGAGATTCATCAACAGAACTAGGTGGAGACTCATCAACAGAACTAGCTGGAGACTCGTCAGTGTTATCAGAAGGAAGCTCATCAGGAATGACAGGCGAAGCTTCACCAGGGGTGACAGGAGGTGTGTCAGATGTGGAATGGATAGCTGGTGTGAGAACAACATGTTAGAGGCAGGAGAAGCTGAGGCTATTCAATGTACAGTAATCACAAATAAAGCAGAGATAGATAGAGAAAGTTATGTATTGAATAATGTATTGCACCCAGCTACAATGTATTTACATGAAGTTTACTAAGGAGGCATTGGTATCATATGCTATTGCAAGGTTTTACCACACTTCAAGTACTAGTCAACTTTTTCACCAATTAGTCGGAATTTCTATCTAAAGATCCCAATTTCAGAAGATAAAACAGGTGACTTCAAAAACACCACTCAAAAGAAATGTTAAAAGTTCCAGTGAAATTCTAGTACCATTTCATATAACATTTCATGCTACAAAAACAAACGTTATGAACAGGATTAAATCAATAAAACGGTAACGGATGCAACAGGACGTCATGGATCACACGGTAATGAACCAAGATGGAAGCTCACATTCTGTGTCATGATTGTCAGGGGATGGGAACACAAGCTCATCGCTTGTGTCTTGTGGTGAGGATGGTTCAGATGGCTGGAGATCAGCTGGAAGAATGGAGAGGAGCCAAACGCACATGACTACAAgttaacctccaagcagacgcTGGGAGGAAAGTGCTATTTTTGGACCTGCCCATTTTTGATGGAGACGTAGGCACCAGCAATGCAATTATGAAACAATCCATTCTTtccttccaacatctgcttggaggttactAAAAGCAAACCATTGTGGCACAAAGTGGCAAGATGAACAAGAACACATGAAGGGTACCACAATGAAAAAGCACACATTGCTTAACACTacagctactacatgtacagtgtaggtcTTGTATGTGATAACAACATTCTAGAAGCACACTAAAAAGCCAAAGTATGCATGAAGAGTACAGTCACAAAGAGAATGCATAGTATAACATCGCAGAAAAAAGTCACAATAAAATGAAACTAAAAATGAATTATGTAGAATAAACACACATAgagatgtacatgattgtacagacAGCAAAGAGAGAAAGATCACACAAAACAAGAGAAAAATTGCACATAAAAATAAAGTTGAATAAGCATGCATAGATGCAGGCAGAAAAGAATGCGACAAAGCAGAGGCTTACACTCATCgatgtgcagtgttctgagTTTGTCTTGTGTTGATTCCTCATCTTCGTTTTCTATTGACAAGTCCTCATCACACTCCTGACCTTCCTCtacttcctcctcctcctcctcctctgcaTCTTCATCCTCATCACCATTTACCAACTCATCCTCATACTCAGCTTCCTGTTCCGTCTCTAGCTCTGTGTCTTCCTCTGACTGAGGCATGTTTGCCACTGTGGCCAGAGACAgcacaagacaacaaaatatttttgccgAGTCCTTTTTTCTTGGTTCATTATTACCTTGGGACAACAAAAGTCCACAAGACCCATGCATCACAAGGAATACCGATGGtataaaacaaattcaaatcATATCTCTGCCTCATGATGACAAAAGAGGCATTTGACCATCATTTGCAAAGGAAAAGACAAATGTAAAAGATGCCCATTGGTGATAAGGTACATATACCGTGGCACTTACTAACAGGCAAGGTTATGATACTTTAGGTATGATGCACTACATGTGTCATGTCTGTTGGAAAGCATGCCTAagagaaatgactatagacagacaaatttcataattttgatGAGAACTGATGAAATGCTGGGCACACAAGAACTAAGTATATTTGTTATCCGTGGTAGGGTAAGATTTAGTTTATTACTATTTGGTCGCAAAAGCAGTCGTAATCAACAGTGCATCAAAATGTAAGCTCGGAGGCAAGCCACTTTGTTTGGTGAATCAAGGCTGTCAACAAGGAACCACTGCAGCTATTTTTGCCTTCCTCTGATAAGACGTTAAGATCACAGATGTGACAACAGCTAGGCAGGCTTGCATGCCATCATGTCTGCCTGTATGGACAAATCTCTGACCCATGGTCACTGACTCTGCAAATCTCTGAATCATGGACAAACACTGCAATATCAGGCTGTTAGTGCATAGTCAGTGTCCAAGGCTAtagaaaaatgcaaatatggacTAAGAATATGGAGAAAGACAGAGCATTTTCAAGCTAGGAAGATTTGGTGTCAACAGAATAATATCAATGATATTGTAAGGCATATTTGCCcaacagaaaatgataatgtTTGAAGCAATAGAGGTTTTCATTGGCATTGTAATAAccataatttgaatcctcctgTGACCAAATTTTTGGGTAATTGGATTAACAGATTGAAGCATCATGTTGGCATGTTTACCAAACAATGAAACACGCACTGTAATCCAACATTGCATAAATGATGTCATATGAAAAGCTTGCATTGAAGGATTCTTCTTGTGGTGTAAGACTTAGTCTTCTAATTTTGATGATGAAAGTAGCCATATCTTTTGACAATTACATCATGATACTTTAGAATAATTTTCCTCACAAGGGCCATCTTTGCTCTTTGAGCTTAAGCTCCAGGGACTTTCTCCTTATCTCAGTTCTTAAGGGCTAAGACAGATTGAGGGACAGATTGAGCCTCTAGATGATTTTTAAGCTTACGAGTGTCAGGCTTGTCGTGTGGCTCGGTTAAAGCAGCTTCAGGCAGTGGAATGTCGTTAGGCTCGGTAGGTGGAGGAGCTAGAGACAAAAGTAAGCAACTATAGAGGACGTCTGAGAAAATAACTGACGGAAAGTGAGAAAGTACTATCCTAATGGtctggttacatgtacatgacctaTATGTACCAAATTATTGAAATCTACCTACAAACAGGACACTCAGATGTACTGTACACTAAGTGTAAGATATAGACTACGGGTATTAGATTGAAATAGAAGGTGACTAAACTGGTATTCAAAAGCCatgcaatatacattgtacatataccaGCTGCCCTGTCTAATTTGGCATactctttctcttcttctttttctcaagaaagcccctgtcacacttCAGGACCTTTCCAAGACTTTGCTCCCAACCACTCCCAAACAAAGTTCAGCACTGGGTTGGAAGTTAcctggaatccatcctattctagctccagttCACTCTTCTGATCACATTCAAGCAGAATATGACTTTGAAAAAGTACTTACTACAGGCTAGCATGACTTTTGTACAGTAGAAGACAACCTCACCAACCAACTCCAAACCATCAACTAACTCTCaaaaccatggtctggagaaggttgggaggccatggttggctgTGTGTGACTGGGGTCTGATTTGACCCATGTTACAATGCTGACACCAAATTACCGTCTATAGACAGAGCAGCCACTGAAAAATGCCCAAGCCATGCTGATCAACGTCATATGCATGACTTTTCTCACAATCGCGGGACCAATCCTCAAAGACTGGGAATTCTCCTCCCATCATCAggtctgtgtgtgtatacagAACAATGATGTGAACACAGACAGGGGGACAGGGATGGAGAAATGTGTTACGTGTCCACACAATTGTCTGTGTTCATCAATGTTACAATcccttacatgtatatcaaaaacCTAGACAGTGTAGTCACATAAAACCATGAGTTAGGTAACTGTGCATTGTAGGTATTGAGAATTAGATATACAAGTTAGTATACAATGAATTGCTTAACATGACAACCATACATGTCTGAGAAAACAATGATGCAATGGAGAATTAAAccaccaaatacatgtatcaaaccatgctttttttaaagactACACAATGAATTCAAATGAAAATCCATGCTTGATAAGagaaaaacacaacagaaactGACCACCTTGAACTTAACAATGCTTGTTTGAGAAAACATGATGTAATGAACatgtgtatacatttgtaccttccGCATACAAAGCCATGCTTTTTTGACATTACCGATAAAAAGTGACTGCTTATCAAAGTTAATGAATGATgtttttttgtaaacatttcaCCAACCTTCACCTAGCAAATTTGCTTCTCAGTTCcaccatgcatacatttatCTATCCTTGGTAGACAATGCTTATGACAGAAGCTCACAGTGGAGAATGTAATCTCTCCTTTGCTCCACCATATATGGTTATAAATGCTACAAACATGCTATAGAAAGTGACTGCTGAAGTATACAAGCCATATCTCTAGGTAAGTATAAGGTCAGaataaaaaacacacaatacaATGAACTATACATTTTTGAAGACGACATCTACGATAATAGTCAACCATTTTTCCACCCATCGGCATGCAAAACTGTTCACCAACACCCAGCTACTGTGATTCCTAGAGCAGAAACTAGACTAAGGATGCAGGGAGCAAATGAATAGATTAGATGCTTACAGAGTTCCCGTCTCTCTTCTTCTCTCTTTTGTCTCTCGAGTTCAGCAACTGATGAAGAGAGTGATAAAGGCACCAAACTATAAATACTGGAACTCATAAccacaaacaaaaataatacatCAAATAGTCACTGCAAAAGTTTTCATCATGATAGTCCTGATTGTACGTTCATGACATAAATACACTTGGTCCAGCACTTTCAAACACAGGCACTATAGATGGTCATTCCTGGTCTTGCaagtataaaatgtatattgtagTTAGTAAACAGCAAGCTTCTATAAtcataataaacaaaaaaaactacatgCTACATGTCAACTCTAACATCATGCTCATCTCTTCACTACATTCACCAACCCTATCCCttttaaaagaaaatcatgcTCAATGTAAGAATAAATTAGTAAAGCTTTAAATCATAGGAACcttttctttcctcttcttctagCTTTTTAGCATATTCTAATTGCTTGGCAACATCGTCTCTCCATGAATGGCTTTGTCGTTGGTAGGAACCTGAAATTAGAACAAccttaagtacatgtaccaaccaCAATTAAAAATACCAACCTTAAATTAATGTCAACTAGACCCTGCTATGAGAAGCTCGAGAATATGAGAATATTGACATTATGACATTATGactgtgcatgtacatgtacatgtacattgtaagtaaACTGTGCATAAATGCCAATacaatgatgtacattgtacttttttgaggtagatagatacatgtacatgtacatgaaaatcaGTTCTGTAACTAAAAAAGCATAAGTCTTAGAATGACACAGTATGATTGAAGTACAATGAGATTACAACAGAGAGTGATAAAAAAGTCAGAAAACAAGAAGGAAAGTGACACCTTTTGctgcttcttcttttcttttttgctgTATTTCTTCGGCCTTTTTCCAGAAGTCTGGGTCAGCTGTTGTACAAGTTCACAAAGTTTAAAAGAGGGCAACACGTGGAAAAAACATAGAATagaaaagcaaagaaagcagcatCTACAAAAACAGAACATCTCTGCTATTCTAGAGATTCTACAATTACATAGAGGGCTTAACATGCATGACACTGTTGGAGAacaaaaaaaggccccaaaaACTACTGTAACAAACTGGAGCCTAACAAATAATCCGCAATTATGGTAGTAAGTATATAATATCTTGACTGTGGTAACATTGCAGATTTATACGTAGAGTAGTTGTAGAATGCAACAGAAGTAGAGAAAGATCTCTTACATCTAACCAGTTCTGTCTCCTCCAAATATCTCTCTTTCCATCTTTTCCTGGCCTCTTCTGCATACATCTCTTTCACTGGGGAAACAAGTTTGGGGTTTAGCTAGAAAATTTCTCAGTGGTTAGTGatgaaatgtcattgaaaaatGAATGACGTTGTCAATGGCTGCAGCGGATGATGGCACTGTGGAATGGAAGGTGTTAGCAACCTGTGGGATGAAGAAAATGCCGGGTGGTTTTAGTGATGAAAAATGCAGCTTAAACGATTAGGTGCTTTACTGTGAGTTATGGGCGCATATCCAGATTCGCAAAAATCAAAACACAATACCGTATAGGTACTGCAATGGTTGTGTGATAAGCATATGAAGAATGGTGACactgcaatgtacatgttacatgaaACTT includes:
- the LOC118418691 gene encoding FH1/FH2 domain-containing protein 3-like isoform X4, yielding MATFTCRVQFLDDTDPFSSTNFPEPTRPPTYTFNMYIPLIEQIGTVHTLLRAPHKIEDCALQISHNGTYLDLDSTLDEQREYLEGFEDSRKNSMILRTQLSVRVHACIEKLLNSSGRELRRALFSLKQIFQDDKDLVHEFVNSEGLTCLIKVGAEADQNYQNYILRALGQVMLYVDGMNGVINHNETIQWLYSLISSKFRLVVKTTLKLLLVFVEYTENNALLLVQAVDAVDNDRGHKPWSNIMDVLNERDAVDTELLVYAMTLVNKTLNAVPDQDTFYDVTDSLEEQGLEKIIQRHLTKKGSDLDLVEQMKIYETALKFEDGEENIPESSQNTLRKTRRTISQTISDEARQSLRKSRRHSLNAGDSSPSPGGKGRSETKGRTETDGETRRSRYSADSETSDDGGDRKSRYSSGVTRQPRESTIAEAPKQNGLSGSTESGKRRSWRDRVYGGQEDTSSNTNSSGYNRGYRSWREELSKFDHILGTTYGISANRHSRYKTQTDSDSDSLRKDKDTNEEKQKEEKETETPVKRGTFYEIMKSIEDQKKQEQEPKKTPEELEEERKAAEEQRLKEMYAEEARKRWKERYLEETELVRSDPDFWKKAEEIQQKRKEEAAKGSYQRQSHSWRDDVAKQLEYAKKLEEEERKVAELERQKREEERRELYLMMGGEFPVFEDWSRDSPPPTEPNDIPLPEAALTEPHDKPDTLANMPQSEEDTELETEQEAEYEDELVNGDEDEDAEEEEEEEVEEGQECDEDLSIENEDEESTQDKLRTLHIDESDLQPSEPSSPQDTSDELVFPSPDNHDTESIHSTSDTPPVTPGEASPVIPDELPSDNTDESPASSVDESPPSSVDESPPISVDESPPMSDNEPSPVTPDELPPIIPDEPITIDCPTIILDELPPLPQVVDDEISPPPGLYRVERTTERLSEQTESKSPEPDEVFEPEDQKPESVSDDVEAALLNALTIKRPRKLSRLESLKQKRKEAEEESSLTNGQGSGSRQSRRERMAALQKEQMAMEKDKDEGSRFLSGTAKTRSSAFITLSRSQSQPEFATNKLNSALRDMKPSLAPAWEEDSSSESSSSSETRVSNSHRKPWQEIISSDSQKYERSSRPSYSSRRSSRDSVQSESNSESDRQSWQDSNSDSRYSSTDRKSSYRKAWEDRDSDSTKSGSSFRHSVSDSVLSRNSNNNRSSSMNGPECGNKDSSQPKHVYTNHQNEHANRRVVSKAVFVNGDDRKSNGPVVAKPVYLNEEGEGMNGHVESDIPPPYVPSNRSKLTNGSVESARRSYNDFRDGMNGEGLVRSHRGSMDRYHDTTRGLSGSTSTDCMADGTPRSSEVVDNRSSSPLLHASGEHGAPGGRTFAVSRRRDERTESVSDEPVTPTSPDMGPVSPSAQSGGLTSNKRWMLAMFYAQNREGKMGDEDEDSDESKDESKEAKEKRRLSIETSETISSRMEKVQQKQKEDVSSPTEKKQPEIASKGKVAAVAEKLKSGAILDEDKIVNGLQAMKVEEKKEEKKPPPPPKSEQDQLWENLMNTDRELVIKDMDFRDLIGDDDMDVLSPFHGMETSTDGYPPRPPPNLFGGPPPPPCVFPGGVPPPPPPPGIPGAPPPPPPPGGPPPPPGAPPPPPPPKAPGSSHLGPAPKNSAIPVKKKKTVRLFWKEVNHYVPPTVANATKGSLWDTLRGVKFQLDTDKLEHLFESRTKEQTPKKVGEGKGKNEVIVLDAKRSNQINIGLTNLPPPRTIKQAILNMDSVAMNREGIEMILKMIPSDEEKTKIQEAQMQNPDTPLGAAEQFLLTLSSISELTARLNFWAFKLDYETMEQEVAEPLMDLKEAMEQLKNNKTLRYILATLLAIGNFLNGAQCKGFQLDYLAKVPEVKDTVHKQSLLYHLCTMVMEKFPESTDLYSEIGAVTRSSKVDFSLLTLNLAKMEKQCRSSWDNLKAIAKHNMASPMKNRLTEFLKDCTERIAILKIVHRRVINRFNKLLIFTGMTPQAIKDTNINQFCKTISEFALEYRTTRERVLQQQKKKANQRERNKTRGKMITDEFGRRFPEAHADLSEMMTKNFAGKSKKEKKEEEEANALKAVLKHGAMNGEVNLNTSMEPRVRTRGKSTGDAKNSTKEPNFVKKMFSGGRSSASSRAKDADPDDNTEEIMERLVKTATNPGTRLIPRERKRARQVNRKSLRRTLKSGLSEQESKALGISGKSNPVNI